Proteins co-encoded in one Fusarium musae strain F31 chromosome 3, whole genome shotgun sequence genomic window:
- the NBP35 gene encoding cytosolic Fe-S cluster assembly factor nbp35 → MAPSLEAPEAVDDVLANPIKQKPQLVAPEPQNCVGPDSEQAGKADACAGCPNQAICASAPKGPDPDIPIISARLENVKHKILVLSGKGGVGKSTFTSLLAHAFATNPDSTVGIMDTDICGPSIPKMMGVEGETVHVSGTGWSPIWVMDNLSVMSIQFLLPNRDDAVIWRGPKKNGLIKQFLKDVEWGDLDFLLVDTPPGTSDEHLSVNSFLKESGIDGAVMVTTPQEVSLLDVRKEIDFCRKAGIRVLGLAENMSGFVCPKCSTESQIFKASTGGGRALAEEMGIPFLGSVPLDPRIRMACDYGESYFDSFPDSPACIAFQGVVKNVAMQLGLDTQEVLPDE, encoded by the coding sequence ATGGCACCCTCTCTCGAGGCCCCAGAGGCTGTAGACGATGTCCTCGCCAATCCGATCAAGCAGAAGCCACAACTAGTTGCGCCAGAGCCCCAGAACTGTGTTGGCCCTGATTCAGAGCAAGCCGGTAAAGCGGATGCATGCGCCGGGTGTCCAAACCAGGCCATCTGCGCATCAGCGCCCAAGGGACCAGACCCTGATATCCCTATCATCTCGGCGCGTCTGGAGAATGTCAAGCACAAAATCCTAGTACTGAGCGGAAAGGGCGGCGTCGGAAAGAGCACATTTACATCTCTATTGGCACACGCCTTCGCGACAAATCCAGACAGCACCGTGGGTATCATGGACACTGATATCTGTGGACCCAGTATTCCCAAGATGATGGGCGTGGAGGGCGAGACTGTGCATGTCAGTGGTACAGGTTGGTCACCCATCTGGGTCATGGACAACCTCTCGGTCATGAGTATTCAGTTTCTATTGCCCAACCGGGATGACGCTGTCATTTGGCGGGGTCCCAAGAAGAACGGTCTGATAAAGCAATTTCTCAAGGATGTGGAATGGGGTGACCTTGACTTTTTACTTGTCGACACACCACCAGGCACAAGCGATGAGCATCTGAGTGTAAACTCATTCCTGAAGGAGAGTGGGATCGATGGTGCTGTCATGGTCACCACACCACAGGAGGTATCACTTTTGGACGTGAGAAAAGAGATCGACTTCTGCCGCAAAGCCGGCATCAGGGTGTTAGGTCTTGCAGAGAACATGAGCGGCTTCGTCTGCCCCAAGTGCTCAACCGAAAGTCAGATCTTTAAAGCAAGCACAGGAGGAGGACGTGCGCTGGCTGAAGAGATGGGCATTCCCTTCTTGGGATCAGTGCCCTTGGACCCTAGAATCAGGATGGCATGTGATTACGGAGAGAGTTACTTCGACTCATTCCCAGATAGCCCCGCCTGCATTGCGTTTCAAGGAGTTGTGAAGAATGTTGCGATGCAGTTGGGATTGGACACCCAGGAAGTGCTGCCGGATGAGTAG